A genomic window from Macaca mulatta isolate MMU2019108-1 chromosome 19, T2T-MMU8v2.0, whole genome shotgun sequence includes:
- the ZNF345 gene encoding zinc finger protein 345 isoform X1 translates to MENLTKHSIECSSFRGDWECKSQFERKQGSQEGHFSEMIFTPEDMPTFSIQHQRIHTDEKLLECKECGKDFSFVSVLIRHQRIHTGEKPYECKECGKAFGSGANLAYHQRIHTGEKPFECKECGKAFGSGSNLTHHQRIHTGEKPYECKECGKAFSFGSGLIRHQIIHSGEKPYECKECGKSFSFESALTRHHRIHTGEKPYECIDCGKAFGSGSNLTQHRRIHTGEKPYECKACGMAFSSGSALTRHQRIHTGEKPYICNECGKAFSFGSALTRHQRIHTGEKPYVCKECGKAFNSGSDLTQHQRIHTGEKPYECKECEKAFRSGSKLIQHQRMHTGEKPYECKECGKTFSSGSDLTQHYRIHTGEKPYECKECGKAFGSGSKLIQHQLIHTGERPYECKECRKSFSSGSALNRHQRIHTGEKPYECGECGKAFCSGSSLTQHQRIHTGEKPYECKNCGKAYGRGSEFQQHKKSHNGKKLCELETMN, encoded by the coding sequence ATGGAAAACCTTACAAAACACAGCATTGAGTGTTCAAGTTTCAGAGGTGATTGGGAATGTAAAAGCCAGTTTGAGAGAAAACAGGGATCTCAGGAAGGACATTTCAGTGAAATGATATTTACTCCTGAAGACATGCCCACTTTCAGTATCcagcatcagagaattcatactgaTGAGAAACTCcttgaatgtaaggaatgtgggaaggaTTTTAGTTTTGTATCGGTCCTTATTCGACATCAGCGaattcatactggtgagaaaccttATGAATGCAAAGAATGTGGCAAGGCCTTTGGTAGTGGTGCAAACCTTGCTTACCATCAAAGAATTCACACTGGTGAGAAGCCTtttgaatgtaaggaatgtgggaaggcctttgGTAGTGGCTCAAACCTTACTCaccatcagagaattcatactggtgagaaaccctatgaatgtaaggaatgtgggaaagcctttagtTTTGGGTCAGGCCTTATTCGACATCAGATCATTCACAGTGGTGAAAAGCCTTATGagtgtaaggaatgtgggaagtcCTTTAGTTTTGAATCAGCCCTTACTCGGCATCACAGAATTCACACAGGtgagaaaccttatgaatgtatAGATTGTGGTAAAGCCTTTGGCAGTGGTTCAAACCTTACTCAACATCGGCGGattcatactggtgagaaaccttATGAGTGCAAAGCGTGTGGAATGGCCTTTAGCAGTGGTTCAGCCCTTACTCggcatcagagaattcataccgGTGAGAAACCATACatatgtaatgaatgtgggaaggcctttagTTTTGGATCAGCCCTTACAcgacatcagagaattcatactggtgagaaaccttatgtatgtaaggaatgtgggaaggctTTTAATAGTGGCTCAGATCTCACtcaacatcagagaattcacactggtgagaaaccctatgaGTGTAAAGAGTGTGAGAAAGCCTTTAGAAGTGGTTCAAAACTTATTCAGCATCAAAGAATGcatactggtgagaaaccttatgaatgtaaggaatgtgggaagacCTTTAGTAGTGGTTCAGACCTTACTCAACATTACAGaattcatactggtgagaaaccctatgaatgtaaggaatgtgggaaggcctttgGTAGTGGCTCAAAACTTATCCAACACCAGTTAATCCATACTGGTGAaagaccctatgaatgtaaagaaTGTAGAAAGTCCTTTAGTAGTGGTTCAGCTCTTAATCGGCACCAGAGAATAcacactggtgagaaaccctatgaatgtggGGAGTGTGGGAAAGCTTTTTGTAGTGGCTCAAGCCTTACTcagcatcagagaattcatacaggtgagaaaccttatgaatgtaagAACTGTGGGAAGGCTTATGGGAGGGGTTCAGAGTTTCAGCAACATAAGAAAAGTCATAATGGTAAGAAACTCTGTGAATTGGAGACTATGAATTGA
- the ZNF345 gene encoding zinc finger protein 345 (The RefSeq protein has 1 substitution compared to this genomic sequence), producing MENLTKHSIECSSFRGDWECKSQFERKQGSQEGHFSEMIFTPEDMPTFSIQHQRIHTDEKLLECKECGKDFSFVSVLIRHQRIHTGEKPYECKECGKAFGSGANLAYHQRIHTGEKPFECKECGKAFGSGSNLIHHQRIHTGEKPYECKECGKAFSFGSGLIRHQIIHSGEKPYECKECGKSFSFESALTRHHRIHTGEKPYECIDCGKAFGSGSNLTQHRRIHTGEKPYECKACGMAFSSGSALTRHQRIHTGEKPYICNECGKAFSFGSALTRHQRIHTGEKPYVCKECGKAFNSGSDLTQHQRIHTGEKPYECKECEKAFRSGSKLIQHQRMHTGEKPYECKECGKTFSSGSDLTQHYRIHTGEKPYECKECGKAFGSGSKLIQHQLIHTGERPYECKECRKSFSSGSALNRHQRIHTGEKPYECGECGKAFCSGSSLTQHQRIHTGEKPYECKNCGKAYGRGSEFQQHKKSHNGKKLCELETMN from the coding sequence ATGGAAAACCTTACAAAACACAGCATTGAGTGTTCAAGTTTCAGAGGTGATTGGGAATGTAAAAGCCAGTTTGAGAGAAAACAGGGATCTCAGGAAGGACATTTCAGTGAAATGATATTTACTCCTGAAGACATGCCCACTTTCAGTATCcagcatcagagaattcatactgaTGAGAAACTCcttgaatgtaaggaatgtgggaaggaTTTTAGTTTTGTATCGGTCCTTATTCGACATCAGCGaattcatactggtgagaaaccttATGAATGCAAAGAATGTGGCAAGGCCTTTGGTAGTGGTGCAAACCTTGCTTACCATCAAAGAATTCACACTGGTGAGAAGCCTtttgaatgtaaggaatgtgggaaggcctttgGTAGTGGCTCAAACCTTACTCaccatcagagaattcatactggtgagaaaccctatgaatgtaaggaatgtgggaaagcctttagtTTTGGGTCAGGCCTTATTCGACATCAGATCATTCACAGTGGTGAAAAGCCTTATGagtgtaaggaatgtgggaagtcCTTTAGTTTTGAATCAGCCCTTACTCGGCATCACAGAATTCACACAGGtgagaaaccttatgaatgtatAGATTGTGGTAAAGCCTTTGGCAGTGGTTCAAACCTTACTCAACATCGGCGGattcatactggtgagaaaccttATGAGTGCAAAGCGTGTGGAATGGCCTTTAGCAGTGGTTCAGCCCTTACTCggcatcagagaattcataccgGTGAGAAACCATACatatgtaatgaatgtgggaaggcctttagTTTTGGATCAGCCCTTACAcgacatcagagaattcatactggtgagaaaccttatgtatgtaaggaatgtgggaaggctTTTAATAGTGGCTCAGATCTCACtcaacatcagagaattcacactggtgagaaaccctatgaGTGTAAAGAGTGTGAGAAAGCCTTTAGAAGTGGTTCAAAACTTATTCAGCATCAAAGAATGcatactggtgagaaaccttatgaatgtaaggaatgtgggaagacCTTTAGTAGTGGTTCAGACCTTACTCAACATTACAGaattcatactggtgagaaaccctatgaatgtaaggaatgtgggaaggcctttgGTAGTGGCTCAAAACTTATCCAACACCAGTTAATCCATACTGGTGAaagaccctatgaatgtaaagaaTGTAGAAAGTCCTTTAGTAGTGGTTCAGCTCTTAATCGGCACCAGAGAATAcacactggtgagaaaccctatgaatgtggGGAGTGTGGGAAAGCTTTTTGTAGTGGCTCAAGCCTTACTcagcatcagagaattcatacaggtgagaaaccttatgaatgtaagAACTGTGGGAAGGCTTATGGGAGGGGTTCAGAGTTTCAGCAACATAAGAAAAGTCATAATGGTAAGAAACTCTGTGAATTGGAGACTATGAATTGA